A genomic window from Zootoca vivipara chromosome Z, rZooViv1.1, whole genome shotgun sequence includes:
- the LOC132591493 gene encoding uncharacterized LOC128031833 homolog has translation MDSLTEQRLTAPSLQAPHLEHYSVLHCTMTLDVQTVVVFAVIVVLLLVNVVLMFFLGTR, from the coding sequence ATGGACAGTCTCACAGAGCAGAGGTTGACAGCTCCAAGCCTCCAAGCTCCACATCTGGAGCACTACAGTGTTCTGCACTGCACCATGACCTTGGATGTTCAGACGGTGGTGGTGTTCGCTGTTATCGTGGTGCTCCTGCTGGTCAATGTCGTCCTCATGTTCTTCTTGGGCACCCGTTGA